One part of the Alligator mississippiensis isolate rAllMis1 chromosome 3, rAllMis1, whole genome shotgun sequence genome encodes these proteins:
- the LOC132249453 gene encoding LOW QUALITY PROTEIN: small ribosomal subunit protein uS3-like (The sequence of the model RefSeq protein was modified relative to this genomic sequence to represent the inferred CDS: substituted 2 bases at 2 genomic stop codons) — MGSGAHDCEVVVSGKCXGXRVKSMKFMHTLKINSGDPVNYCIDTSRLHILLRQGVLVSKKRSCCLETPKKPLPDRVSTLEPKREILPTAPISEQKGGKPEQPAMPRPVFTAQGVCWHLE; from the coding sequence ATGGGGAGTGGTGCCCACGATTGTGAGGTGGTTGTGTCTGGCAAATGCTGAGGCTAGAGAGTCAAGTCCATGAAGTTTATGCATACCTTGAAGATAAACAGTGGAGACCCTGTAAACTACTGCATCGATACATCCAGGCTCCACATCCTTCTCAGGCAGGGTGTGCTGGTATCAAAGAAAAGATCATGCTGCCTTGAGACCCCCAAGAAGCCCCTGCCAGACCGTGTCAGCACTTTGGAACCCAAAAGGGAGATCTTGCCCACCGCCCCAATCTCAGAGCAGAAAGGTGGCAAACCAGAACAGCCAGCCATGCCTCGGCCAGTTTTTACAGCCCAGGGGGTTTGTTGGCACCTGGAATGA